The following proteins come from a genomic window of Terriglobia bacterium:
- the rsgA gene encoding ribosome small subunit-dependent GTPase A: MNLIELGWNDYFAALFEPYRVEGLIPARVVVQHRDRSLAAGEAGDALAEVSGRFRHHTTSLADYPTVGDWVALEPFGRRRAVIHAVLERRSAFVRKTAGEATEPQVVAANVDTVFLVTGLDGDYNLRRIERYLTAAWDSGASPVMVLNKSDLREDLTAVVAEVNTIAFGAPVVALSARDGSNLDALRMFLERGKTAALLGSSGAGKSTLINRLLGEERLRTASVRPDDSRGRHTTSHRELVVLSGGALLIDTPGMRELQLWTDEASLGHSFEDVEGLAAGCRFADCTHAHEPGCAVREAVAKGELGAARYESYLKQRRELRQLALKQDKRARRQSEKAFGKMVAAAMKDIKKRKPNYW; encoded by the coding sequence ATGAACCTCATAGAACTCGGATGGAATGATTATTTCGCGGCTCTTTTCGAGCCTTATCGTGTCGAGGGCCTCATTCCGGCCCGCGTGGTCGTCCAGCACCGCGACAGGAGCCTCGCCGCCGGTGAAGCGGGAGACGCGCTCGCCGAGGTATCCGGGCGCTTCCGGCACCACACGACAAGCCTCGCCGACTATCCCACGGTCGGAGACTGGGTCGCGCTGGAACCCTTCGGCCGTCGGCGGGCTGTGATCCACGCCGTCCTCGAAAGGCGGAGCGCGTTCGTCCGCAAGACGGCCGGCGAAGCGACCGAGCCGCAGGTCGTGGCCGCCAACGTTGACACGGTGTTTCTCGTCACGGGCCTCGACGGCGACTACAACCTCCGCCGCATCGAGCGCTACTTGACTGCGGCCTGGGACAGCGGTGCCTCGCCCGTCATGGTCTTGAACAAGAGCGACCTCAGGGAGGACTTGACGGCGGTCGTCGCCGAGGTGAACACCATTGCCTTCGGCGCCCCCGTCGTCGCCCTGAGCGCCCGCGACGGCTCGAACCTCGACGCCCTGCGGATGTTCCTCGAGAGGGGCAAGACGGCGGCGCTCCTGGGATCTTCCGGAGCCGGGAAATCGACCCTCATCAACCGCCTCCTCGGCGAGGAACGCCTCCGGACGGCGTCTGTTCGCCCGGACGACAGCCGCGGCCGCCACACGACCTCGCACCGCGAGCTCGTCGTCCTGTCCGGAGGCGCCCTCCTCATCGACACGCCGGGCATGCGCGAGCTTCAGCTCTGGACCGACGAAGCGAGCCTCGGCCACTCTTTCGAGGACGTGGAGGGTCTCGCGGCCGGCTGCCGCTTCGCCGACTGCACCCACGCGCACGAGCCGGGCTGCGCCGTCCGGGAAGCGGTGGCGAAAGGCGAGCTCGGCGCCGCCCGCTACGAGAGCTATCTTAAGCAGCGCCGCGAGCTCAGGCAGCTGGCTCTCAAGCAGGATAAGCGGGCCCGCCGTCAGTCGGAAAAGGCCTTCGGCAAGATGGTGGCCGCGGCCATGAAGGACATTAAAAAGAGGAAGCCGAATTACTGGTAA
- a CDS encoding transposase family protein, translated as MRHEPPCRLEHEAPLVLKSDNGSAFIADEVERFLEARGVYHLLSPPRLPSYNGACEAGIGSLKTRAHHESARNDRPGECTCDDGEAARLMANETTRPGGFHAPTPNERWRIRLLLSQGQHLEVDILLRTLRAGAHRGVAQKGRRAKEFLSSSPRCSAGKSFEVQVGPDQPHSGVNQQRIMEFFIENLVMHPERLIAPEKMKRTSICEVTL; from the coding sequence GTGAGACATGAACCACCTTGCCGTCTTGAGCATGAAGCGCCATTGGTTTTGAAGTCCGATAACGGCAGCGCGTTCATCGCGGATGAGGTCGAACGCTTTCTCGAGGCACGCGGAGTGTATCATCTGCTGTCGCCGCCGCGGCTGCCGTCTTATAATGGTGCATGCGAAGCGGGGATAGGATCGCTGAAGACGCGGGCGCATCACGAATCGGCGCGCAACGACCGCCCCGGGGAGTGCACTTGCGATGATGGCGAAGCCGCACGCCTCATGGCCAACGAAACGACGCGGCCGGGCGGCTTTCATGCCCCCACGCCGAACGAACGGTGGCGCATCCGGTTACTGCTCTCGCAAGGCCAGCACCTCGAAGTTGACATATTGCTCCGGACGCTACGGGCCGGCGCCCATCGGGGCGTGGCCCAAAAAGGGCGGCGTGCCAAGGAGTTTTTGTCATCATCACCGCGCTGCAGCGCAGGCAAGAGCTTTGAAGTGCAGGTCGGGCCCGACCAGCCGCATTCGGGCGTGAATCAACAGCGCATAATGGAGTTCTTCATCGAGAATCTCGTCATGCATCCGGAGCGCTTGATCGCGCCGGAAAAAATGAAACGTACGTCTATCTGCGAGGTGACATTATGA
- a CDS encoding ABC transporter ATP-binding protein, with product MNSALCFDNLSHRYGKNEALHGLDMAVPRGSLYAFLGPNGAGKTTAIHVLMNLIHPSEGNSTVLGVDSRRLGPAEVAQIGYVSENQKLPAWMTVAQLVSFCKPLYRSWDDDLCRRLLRQFDLPPECKIKSLSRGMKLKAAMVTALSFHPRLLVLDEPFGGLDAAVRDELVRGMLELADQDEWTLFISSHDLEDIENLVDYIGFLNNGRLILSEELDRLRGRHCEVEVTLPEDARVPDNLPHAWVNLQVSHNLVRFTDTHYEERASASLITKFFPGATDFFTKPLSLRSIFILLARQSAGTASEGGAA from the coding sequence ATGAACTCGGCTTTGTGTTTCGATAACCTGTCTCACCGATACGGCAAGAATGAAGCGCTGCACGGCTTGGATATGGCCGTCCCTCGCGGAAGCTTGTACGCGTTTTTGGGACCAAACGGGGCCGGCAAGACGACGGCCATTCATGTGCTCATGAACCTCATCCACCCGTCCGAAGGAAACAGCACGGTCCTCGGGGTCGACTCGAGACGTCTGGGGCCAGCTGAAGTCGCTCAAATCGGATACGTTTCTGAAAATCAGAAACTGCCTGCGTGGATGACGGTCGCACAGTTAGTCTCGTTCTGCAAGCCGCTGTATCGGTCCTGGGACGATGATCTGTGCCGCAGGCTCCTGCGCCAATTCGATCTGCCGCCAGAGTGCAAGATCAAGTCGCTGTCACGCGGCATGAAACTCAAGGCTGCCATGGTTACCGCGCTGTCTTTCCATCCCCGGTTGCTGGTGCTGGATGAACCATTCGGCGGGCTCGATGCAGCGGTTCGGGATGAGCTGGTCCGCGGCATGCTCGAGCTGGCAGACCAGGATGAATGGACGCTGTTCATTTCCTCCCATGATCTGGAGGACATAGAGAACCTCGTCGACTATATCGGTTTTCTCAACAACGGCCGGCTGATTCTCTCGGAGGAACTGGACCGGCTGCGGGGCCGGCATTGTGAAGTCGAGGTCACGCTGCCTGAAGACGCACGCGTTCCAGACAATTTGCCGCACGCCTGGGTGAACCTGCAAGTCTCGCACAATTTGGTCCGGTTCACAGATACGCATTATGAGGAGCGCGCCAGTGCCTCGCTGATTACGAAGTTCTTTCCCGGAGCGACTGATTTCTTCACGAAACCCCTCTCGTTGCGGTCAATTTTCATCTTGCTCGCGCGCCAATCAGCCGGCACAGCCTCTGAAGGAGGTGCAGCATGA
- a CDS encoding PadR family transcriptional regulator gives MPKKGTPPIEGEMLQGTLDLLVLQTLVLGPAHGHTIAHAIERQSENVLQVEHGSLYPALHRLEDRGWISSFWGTSENNRKARYYRMTPAGRKQLAEHISRWDLLVRAINRILRPATE, from the coding sequence ATGCCCAAAAAAGGAACACCACCCATTGAGGGAGAGATGCTGCAGGGCACCCTTGACCTGCTCGTGCTCCAGACGCTGGTCCTGGGGCCGGCTCATGGCCACACCATCGCGCATGCGATCGAACGCCAGTCGGAAAACGTGCTGCAAGTCGAGCACGGTTCGCTTTATCCGGCGCTTCACCGGCTCGAGGATCGGGGATGGATCTCCTCGTTCTGGGGTACTTCTGAGAACAACCGCAAGGCAAGGTATTACCGGATGACGCCTGCGGGACGAAAGCAACTGGCGGAGCACATCAGTCGTTGGGATCTGCTGGTCCGGGCGATTAATCGAATCCTCCGGCCTGCCACGGAGTAA
- a CDS encoding TlpA family protein disulfide reductase yields MPHLKTAYEKYRNDPGVVFLLVSVDEDGKRLQRYLDEAKFPFPVARLPFERAARLIGIDNVPATFYVDRDGFVRYQAVGSESHGDSPLRVTWYIDQLKR; encoded by the coding sequence TTGCCGCACCTGAAAACAGCCTACGAGAAATATCGGAACGACCCTGGAGTGGTGTTCCTGCTGGTGAGCGTTGATGAAGACGGCAAACGGCTGCAGCGCTACCTGGATGAAGCAAAATTCCCATTTCCGGTTGCGCGCCTCCCGTTCGAGCGGGCCGCCCGCCTGATCGGAATCGACAATGTCCCGGCAACCTTCTACGTCGACCGAGACGGTTTCGTCCGTTACCAGGCGGTCGGCTCCGAATCGCACGGCGATTCGCCCCTCCGCGTCACCTGGTACATCGACCAGCTCAAACGCTGA
- a CDS encoding GntR family transcriptional regulator: protein MLPFKVDFKPGLSPYRQVIYAVEKSIVCGHLRPGDAFPSVRVLSQACKINPNTAHKAIADLTRRGLLEVRPGIGTVVAHAPRGLPQERSTLLKEDLERLVVEAKRISLDLDDLLAAVEAHWNRLSSRKTLGADVEAGKEKA, encoded by the coding sequence ATGTTGCCTTTCAAAGTGGATTTTAAACCGGGCCTTTCCCCGTATCGGCAGGTCATCTATGCCGTTGAGAAAAGCATAGTCTGCGGCCACCTTCGTCCCGGCGATGCGTTTCCATCGGTTCGCGTCCTGAGCCAGGCTTGTAAGATCAATCCTAATACGGCACACAAAGCGATTGCCGATCTGACGCGCAGGGGATTACTCGAAGTGCGCCCCGGAATCGGGACCGTGGTGGCGCATGCTCCGCGCGGATTGCCGCAGGAGCGCAGCACGCTCCTCAAGGAGGATCTCGAACGGCTGGTAGTGGAAGCAAAACGAATTTCCCTGGATCTTGATGACTTGTTGGCAGCGGTGGAAGCTCACTGGAATCGGCTGTCCTCAAGGAAGACGCTGGGGGCCGATGTAGAGGCCGGCAAGGAGAAAGCATGA
- a CDS encoding serine hydrolase: protein MKRYVAIPGIILAAVLGWAPLPAQQHATTAAARYFPPKGSWTARSPAELGFNPAKLAAAIQFSIQNQNPNTRNLAEDILNTFRNETPYNKLIGPAQERTGMNGVIIRHGYVAAEWGDTKRADMTFSVTKSFLSTVVGLAYTRGLIKNLKGPVANDMPPGVDLFASEHNRTITWEHLLRQTSDWSGTLWDKPDWADRPPAGQKPEQWPDREMHDPGAFYKYNDTRVNVLALAALHMWKRPLPDVLREMVMRPIGASDTWHWEAYDNARVDINGRRMKSVTGGGHFGGGMFINAWDMARFGYLFLNNGKWRGRVVVPEQWIDLAKSPGPANTAYGFMNWFLNTPDPVTNGRPARQMYPAAPVSAVAFRGNGENIIYIDWEHDVVAVVRWITNANGFVTRLIDAIEK from the coding sequence ATGAAGCGATATGTTGCCATTCCGGGGATTATTCTGGCGGCCGTTCTGGGTTGGGCGCCTCTGCCTGCGCAACAGCATGCCACAACCGCAGCCGCGCGCTATTTCCCGCCCAAGGGATCCTGGACAGCGCGTTCACCCGCAGAACTGGGCTTCAATCCGGCGAAGCTGGCAGCAGCGATCCAGTTCTCGATTCAGAATCAGAACCCGAACACCAGGAACCTGGCGGAGGATATCCTCAACACCTTTCGCAACGAAACGCCCTACAACAAGCTGATCGGCCCGGCACAGGAGCGGACCGGCATGAACGGCGTCATCATTCGACATGGTTATGTGGCTGCCGAGTGGGGCGATACCAAGCGCGCGGATATGACCTTCAGCGTAACCAAATCCTTTTTATCGACGGTGGTTGGCCTGGCCTACACACGCGGGCTCATCAAGAATCTGAAAGGCCCGGTCGCAAACGACATGCCCCCAGGAGTGGACCTTTTCGCTTCCGAGCACAATCGAACGATCACCTGGGAGCATCTCCTGCGTCAGACCAGTGACTGGTCCGGAACTCTTTGGGACAAACCGGACTGGGCCGACCGCCCGCCCGCGGGGCAGAAACCCGAGCAGTGGCCCGACCGCGAGATGCATGACCCGGGCGCGTTCTATAAATACAACGACACACGGGTGAACGTCCTGGCGCTTGCCGCTCTGCACATGTGGAAGCGCCCGCTTCCCGACGTGCTCCGCGAAATGGTCATGAGGCCGATTGGCGCATCGGACACATGGCATTGGGAGGCGTACGATAACGCCAGGGTCGACATCAACGGCCGCCGCATGAAGTCGGTAACCGGGGGAGGCCATTTTGGCGGCGGCATGTTCATCAACGCCTGGGATATGGCGCGATTCGGCTATCTGTTTTTGAATAACGGGAAATGGCGCGGGCGGGTAGTGGTGCCGGAACAATGGATCGATCTGGCAAAATCACCGGGCCCGGCCAATACCGCTTACGGCTTCATGAACTGGTTCCTGAACACACCGGACCCGGTCACCAACGGGCGTCCGGCGCGCCAGATGTACCCGGCCGCTCCCGTCTCAGCCGTAGCATTTCGCGGCAACGGCGAAAACATCATCTACATCGATTGGGAACACGATGTCGTTGCCGTCGTCCGCTGGATCACCAATGCGAACGGCTTTGTCACCCGGTTGATCGATGCAATCGAAAAGTAG
- a CDS encoding formylglycine-generating enzyme family protein has protein sequence MKTMDAGPMKPVMLFFEAGSFLMGSESGRDDEAPPHRVELSPFGLARFAVTNREYGMFLKQTGAQPPPSWNMPRFDHPEQPVVAVSWHDAVAYCEWLSRTLNEAYRLPTEAEREYACRAGSITAYPWGDSPQRDCGDYGKRWADGGPEIVGGPPNAFGLHNMVDNVHEWCADWYGRDYYKSSPRLDPPGPPSGTRRVSRGGSWRHHVKVTRSAARSAIDPGFRYTDFGFRPALNIRREQ, from the coding sequence ATGAAGACCATGGATGCTGGACCCATGAAACCGGTGATGTTATTCTTCGAAGCCGGCAGCTTTCTAATGGGCAGCGAGTCAGGAAGAGACGATGAGGCTCCCCCGCATCGTGTGGAACTTTCCCCTTTTGGGCTTGCCAGGTTTGCTGTTACCAACCGGGAGTATGGTATGTTCCTTAAGCAGACAGGCGCACAGCCGCCGCCTTCATGGAATATGCCCCGATTCGACCATCCCGAACAACCTGTCGTTGCAGTCAGCTGGCACGATGCCGTGGCCTACTGCGAGTGGCTGAGCCGCACGTTGAACGAGGCATACCGCCTGCCTACAGAAGCGGAGAGAGAGTACGCCTGCCGCGCCGGTTCGATCACCGCCTATCCTTGGGGGGACAGCCCTCAGCGCGATTGCGGGGACTATGGGAAGCGTTGGGCGGACGGTGGTCCGGAAATCGTGGGTGGCCCGCCCAACGCATTCGGACTTCACAACATGGTCGACAACGTTCACGAGTGGTGCGCCGACTGGTATGGCCGGGACTATTACAAATCCAGCCCCCGCCTGGATCCTCCCGGCCCCCCATCGGGAACCCGCAGGGTGTCCCGAGGAGGCTCCTGGCGTCACCATGTGAAGGTGACCCGCAGCGCGGCACGCAGTGCGATTGATCCGGGATTCCGTTACACCGACTTCGGCTTTCGTCCGGCTCTGAACATAAGGAGGGAACAATGA
- a CDS encoding ABC transporter permease, producing MGWSRFFRRRYWDDERAREIQSYIDIETDENIARGMSPEEARCAAHKKFGNGTYVREEIYRMNTIAFLESLWQDLRYTFRSLRRNPGFAATAIVTLALGIGANTAVFSVVDAVIFRPLPYRDPGQLVSISWARRSSPQFPYIGLHSLEEIEDWRAQRQIFAGVEPFSAFHNVNDTRGKVGMFSTNSISTQIPSMLGVQPWVGRSFLPEDGLPGRDQVALISYGYWAREFGSDPAALGKMVTLDNRVYTVIGVMPRNFEFPPGSRPDAWVPWTKESNGHMFSILGRLRPGIDIDQAQREAVLVSDRIHCFDQEIRRNGIPSLSSIGRSLDPKARTALLVLLGAVGFVFLIACANVANLMLSRGATRQREIAIRAAIGASQGRLMRHFLTESLVLSVAGAVAALLLASFMTRLIFAVLPIGLQWLFMGYDSALDGRIIAFVGTITILACLLSGLTPAFRSVGGNRIPGLTETSRLAGTTRGIRRFHFVFQSLQVGLALVLLIGAGLMAGSFARLILTKSGFDTKNLWLLEISLPSDYKAPQASSFYDNLKTVVHRLPGVQSATISRGTPAARGYASDRYFSEGASDAEGVRGLEFFVAQDYFATLGIPIIAGRNFGPEDGPSSPPVAIIDSRCAAHFWPGQSAIGRRLHSSSSSSLVTVVGIAAPVKTGIFTEPNNCQLYKPFSRVRFGASLIVRMAGHPGPVLAQLRATVGALDPKAKITDAATFDELYAIHDRSIANAPRFYLILMLIFAGVALATAAVGIYGVLSYSVAQRISEIGVRMALGASARDIRMLLIRAVMAPVGTGIVLGIITSLWLTRLLRALLYEISPHDPITIISVIAFLLLVSLAACLLPCRRAARVDPMTALRIE from the coding sequence ATGGGATGGAGCCGATTTTTCCGGCGTCGTTATTGGGATGACGAACGGGCGCGCGAAATCCAGTCATACATCGACATTGAGACCGACGAGAACATTGCGCGCGGGATGTCTCCCGAGGAAGCCAGGTGTGCGGCGCACAAAAAATTCGGCAATGGCACATACGTTCGTGAGGAGATCTATCGCATGAACACCATCGCGTTCCTCGAATCGCTGTGGCAGGACCTGCGCTATACTTTCCGCTCGCTGCGCCGCAACCCCGGATTTGCCGCGACCGCCATCGTTACCCTGGCTCTCGGAATCGGCGCCAACACGGCCGTATTCAGCGTGGTGGATGCGGTCATTTTTCGGCCTCTGCCCTATCGAGATCCCGGCCAATTGGTGTCGATTTCGTGGGCGCGACGCAGTTCGCCCCAATTTCCCTATATTGGGCTGCATTCTTTGGAGGAAATCGAGGACTGGCGCGCGCAGAGGCAGATTTTTGCCGGCGTTGAGCCTTTTTCCGCCTTTCACAATGTGAATGACACCCGGGGAAAAGTGGGCATGTTTTCCACCAACTCGATCTCGACTCAGATTCCGAGCATGCTCGGCGTGCAGCCATGGGTGGGACGCAGTTTCCTTCCTGAAGATGGACTTCCCGGGAGGGATCAAGTCGCGCTGATCAGCTACGGATACTGGGCACGGGAATTCGGCTCCGATCCTGCAGCCCTCGGTAAGATGGTTACGCTCGACAATCGTGTCTATACCGTCATCGGAGTCATGCCTCGAAATTTCGAGTTTCCTCCCGGCTCGAGGCCCGATGCTTGGGTGCCCTGGACGAAGGAGTCCAATGGCCATATGTTCTCGATTCTCGGGCGTCTCCGTCCCGGTATCGACATCGATCAGGCACAACGTGAGGCAGTGCTGGTGTCCGATCGGATTCACTGCTTCGACCAGGAAATAAGGCGAAATGGCATTCCTTCATTATCGAGCATCGGCCGTTCCCTGGATCCCAAGGCCAGGACTGCATTGCTTGTCCTGCTCGGCGCAGTCGGCTTTGTATTCCTGATTGCTTGCGCAAATGTTGCCAATCTGATGCTCTCCCGCGGCGCCACGCGTCAGCGTGAGATTGCCATTCGGGCGGCCATCGGGGCAAGCCAGGGGCGTCTGATGCGCCACTTCCTGACAGAGAGCCTGGTCCTTTCGGTTGCCGGGGCAGTGGCCGCCCTCCTTCTGGCCTCATTCATGACACGTCTGATATTTGCAGTTCTGCCCATAGGACTGCAGTGGCTCTTCATGGGTTACGATTCTGCACTGGACGGCCGGATAATTGCTTTCGTGGGCACGATTACTATCTTGGCCTGCTTGCTGAGTGGCTTGACTCCTGCATTCAGGTCTGTCGGCGGCAACAGAATTCCGGGATTGACGGAAACCAGTCGTCTCGCCGGCACCACTCGTGGAATACGGCGATTTCATTTTGTTTTTCAGAGCCTTCAGGTAGGCCTGGCCCTCGTTCTGCTTATTGGCGCCGGGCTCATGGCCGGCAGTTTCGCGCGCCTGATCCTGACGAAAAGCGGCTTTGACACGAAGAACTTATGGCTTTTGGAAATCTCCCTGCCGTCGGACTACAAGGCGCCTCAGGCGTCCTCGTTCTACGACAACCTGAAGACAGTTGTCCATAGATTGCCGGGTGTACAATCTGCAACCATTTCGCGAGGAACGCCGGCTGCGCGCGGATATGCCAGTGACCGGTATTTCTCGGAGGGCGCGTCCGATGCCGAAGGTGTGAGGGGACTGGAGTTCTTCGTGGCCCAGGATTATTTTGCCACTCTCGGCATTCCCATTATTGCCGGACGCAACTTTGGCCCCGAGGATGGCCCATCGTCGCCGCCCGTAGCGATCATCGATTCCCGTTGCGCTGCGCACTTCTGGCCCGGGCAAAGCGCAATCGGCCGGCGACTCCATTCCAGTTCCAGCTCGTCTTTGGTGACCGTGGTCGGTATCGCGGCGCCTGTGAAGACCGGGATTTTTACAGAGCCGAACAACTGCCAGTTGTACAAGCCCTTCTCGCGCGTTCGGTTTGGCGCGAGTCTGATAGTCCGCATGGCTGGCCATCCAGGGCCGGTTCTGGCCCAGCTGCGCGCGACGGTTGGCGCGCTTGATCCGAAGGCCAAGATCACCGATGCTGCCACTTTCGATGAATTGTATGCGATACATGATAGAAGTATTGCCAACGCCCCGCGATTCTACCTCATCCTGATGCTGATCTTTGCCGGGGTGGCCCTGGCAACTGCGGCGGTCGGCATTTACGGCGTGCTTTCTTATTCAGTGGCCCAGCGAATATCGGAAATCGGCGTCCGGATGGCGCTCGGCGCTTCTGCACGCGACATACGAATGCTCCTGATCCGTGCGGTTATGGCTCCGGTCGGTACGGGGATCGTGTTGGGCATCATCACATCACTTTGGCTGACACGATTGCTGCGCGCCCTTCTCTATGAAATCTCGCCCCATGATCCGATTACGATCATTTCAGTCATCGCCTTTTTGTTGCTCGTCTCTCTGGCAGCCTGCTTGTTGCCATGTCGGCGGGCGGCCCGAGTGGATCCGATGACTGCCCTGCGCATCGAGTAG
- a CDS encoding aminotransferase class I/II-fold pyridoxal phosphate-dependent enzyme, giving the protein MAQKSEFNRRAFLKRAGATALAAGASAGSVSLITAAAQEPATGRSFDFDTPYNRFGTNSVKWDQPIRNFNCPDLIAGMGIADMDFRAAPCITRALAERCRHENWGYLEIPQEFTGSIVAWNKKRYGLAIDAATIVLTTGVHPGIISALKAFCPAGTRVLLNTPTYDGFYGDLRYGNLLPEDVPMRLADGRYSLDFDEFERHISQSTNAYILCNPQNPTGNVWSADDLLRIGEICLKHRVVVLADEIHCDFVMPGQKYTPFASLPDKAVVDNSLTFKAASKSFSLAAMKNGWYFSTNPELLAKAKANNRADITTLSMVANMAALTEGAEWLDQLLPYIEGSHNLVASYVGANMPLVKYAKPQGTYLCWLDVTAVAERIGARQKAAAASKPEKAVTPEQIVQTWFVENARVALNPGSSYGTSGQDHMRMNIATSRRTLRKALESMAEALNKL; this is encoded by the coding sequence ATGGCACAGAAATCTGAGTTCAATCGCAGGGCATTCCTGAAACGCGCCGGGGCAACGGCGCTTGCCGCGGGCGCCTCTGCCGGCAGTGTCTCGCTGATAACAGCTGCTGCTCAAGAGCCCGCAACCGGCAGATCGTTCGATTTCGACACGCCGTACAACCGCTTCGGGACCAACTCGGTCAAATGGGATCAGCCCATCCGCAACTTCAACTGTCCGGACCTGATCGCCGGCATGGGGATCGCAGATATGGATTTCCGCGCGGCCCCGTGCATCACGCGGGCGCTGGCGGAGCGCTGCAGGCACGAAAACTGGGGGTATCTGGAAATTCCGCAGGAATTCACCGGCTCAATCGTTGCGTGGAACAAAAAACGGTATGGCCTCGCCATCGATGCCGCGACGATCGTGCTCACGACCGGCGTCCATCCGGGTATCATCTCGGCGCTGAAGGCCTTCTGTCCTGCGGGGACCAGGGTGCTCCTGAATACGCCGACGTATGATGGTTTCTACGGCGATTTGCGATACGGTAACCTGCTGCCCGAGGACGTGCCGATGAGGCTGGCCGATGGGCGCTACTCGCTTGATTTCGACGAGTTCGAGCGTCACATCAGTCAGTCGACCAATGCTTACATCCTCTGCAATCCGCAGAACCCGACCGGCAACGTCTGGTCGGCCGACGATCTGCTGAGGATCGGCGAGATCTGCCTGAAACACCGGGTCGTCGTGCTGGCAGACGAAATTCATTGCGATTTCGTGATGCCGGGCCAGAAGTACACTCCATTCGCAAGCCTTCCCGACAAGGCGGTTGTGGACAACAGCCTCACCTTCAAGGCAGCGAGCAAGTCGTTCAGCCTGGCGGCGATGAAAAACGGCTGGTATTTCTCAACCAACCCGGAACTGCTTGCCAAGGCCAAGGCGAACAACCGTGCCGACATTACAACGCTCAGCATGGTGGCCAATATGGCGGCGTTGACCGAAGGCGCTGAGTGGCTGGATCAGCTGCTTCCTTATATCGAAGGTAGTCACAATCTCGTCGCGTCTTATGTCGGGGCAAACATGCCGCTTGTGAAGTACGCCAAACCGCAAGGCACGTACCTGTGCTGGCTCGATGTGACCGCCGTAGCCGAGAGAATCGGCGCGCGACAGAAGGCTGCCGCGGCGAGCAAACCCGAAAAAGCGGTCACACCCGAGCAGATCGTGCAGACCTGGTTCGTGGAAAACGCGCGAGTCGCGCTGAATCCGGGCTCGTCCTACGGGACCAGCGGCCAGGACCACATGCGCATGAACATTGCGACCTCGCGCAGGACGCTCCGGAAGGCGCTGGAGAGCATGGCCGAAGCCCTGAACAAACTATAA